CGATTTCAAAAAGGCGCCGTCAGCGGCCTGAGCAGGCGCTGCAATGCAAAGCACTGCTGCGGCTAGCCATCCAATGGATTTTATCATGATTAAAGTCCTTCAGTTCGGCGCAGGCGCGAAGACGATCATAGCGCGGGCGCGATGCAGATTTGAGTTTCTGTCGATGATGCGCCCTAGGCGCTGGCAACTGCCTTCTCCTGGGCCATGGCCGGTGAGATCCTTGGCGATTTCGCCAATCAGAACGTCCGATAATTTCTGATGATAGTGCTTGCGCAGTTCGCCAAGCGTTCGAGGAGCGGCGATGATGGTCAGGTTGGCGATTTGTCCGCCGAGGACCTTTCGGTTGAGCAGTTCGGCGGTTCCGGCCGCAAAACTGTCCTCCTCGATTTGACTGTTGTCCGGATTGGCGGAGCTGCTCTGATGACGCGCTCCGGATCCCTTGTTCTCATTTGCCACGTCTTCCACGACCGAAGCCGGCAGCGTTGGATTGGCTTCGTCTCCTGAATTGCGGAAAAGATTGAGCCTTTCGCCATCCGCCACAGCAACCGTCGTGCCTTTAGGAATATCCATGTGCGAATGTTCTCCGATATCGCGCCAGCCTTGGCTATGCGGTTTGGAGGCCTGCTGACGTCAGTCTTAACGCCCCAACCCGCCAATGGATGCTTGTATCTGAGCCTTTCGTCGACGCCCGTCCGACTAAGGGCCGTGCCGACCGCCTGCATGCCCCCAAACGGCATGGCGCTTTATTGTGAGATCGACGTCAGGTGCCTGACGTTGGACGGATAGGCCGCATTACATGTTGCGCTGGAACGAATGTCGTCGCGCCCCGTTCGCTGAGAGATGGTGGATAGGGGTGACGCGATGCACGACGCTTTTTTCAGGGTTCCAGTGACGGTTGAGTTGCCAAATGGAGAACTTCGCAGGTTGTCCAGTGCGTCCGAGGCTGCGATCTTGCTCATGGAGAAGTGGCCGGAAGAGCATAGCTCGATATACCGGGACGCGTTGCAGGCCTGCACAGGCTCACTGGCTTCGGAGGCCGATGTTGAAAATGCCCGGCAGGCGTTTTTGGCAGCTGCGGAGGAGGCAGGGAGGCTGACCTTGCAAGGCGTGCATCACAACGAGGACGCTCCATCGCCGCGTTCGGTAGAACAGCCAAAATCGTCATACATTGCCGATGAGAAACGGCGCGACCGTGGGCATAGGGAGGAGCAAGAAGACTTTCTCATCCGTTTCCTGGCGCGCGAAACCGGGATTACGGAAGCCCAGGCGCGCGAGCTGATCGATATGGTCGGTACTGACCGTGGATCACTGCTTCGAGAGGCCAGGATATTGAAGGCGCAGCGCTGAGACACCGGAATCTGGCAATGTTCCGGAAAGAGTGCGCCGCCTAGGCTGATGATGGGGATGCTGGACAGCCAGTACAGTGCCTGACGATGTCGTTGTGCGGTGACTTAGCCGTTTGATTGTTGACCCAGAGGTTCCCTCGGCCCGGTCGATACGAGTTTCGACGACCGCCAAGGAAAACCGATCATTGACGGAACTAGCCCCACGTATGCCGGCAGTGAACACGTCGGGTTCGCGGCGCTAACACCCGGCATATGATCTGCGATTTTTCTCATATGCTGGATGAATTGAGCTAATAGAACCGCAGCTTCTGGTTTACAGCATCAGAGTCTGTCCATCGACACCGTTGCGAGTTTCCATGACGACAACCGCGGAACATCTAAAGCCACTCCTTTGGGAACCCAAGAACCTGGTCCGAGCCATCGAAGCCGCAGGGGTCGCCCTGTGGTCGTGGAACGTGGATAGCGACGCCTTGGCCATGGATGACCGCGCCTATGACCTTTGGGGCATCCCGCGCACGACAGACGTCAAGTTTGAAGACCTGTCCGCGCACATCCATCCTGCCGACCGAGACCGAGTGCGGGCGGCCTTCAACGCCACGCGAGCGATTGTCGGCCCCTATGAGATCGACTTCCGGATCATGATCGGCGACGAACTCAAATGGATTTCCGCGCGTGGTCAAGGCGACGACGAAGGAATGGTCCAGCGGCTGATGTTCGGCATCTTCATTGATGTGACCGGCCGCAAACAGGCGGAAGAAAGCCGCGAGCTTCTGGCTGGCGAAATGAGCCATCGCGTCAAGAACCTGCTCACCATAGCCTCCGGCCTTACTGCCATTACCTCGCGTTCGACGACGACCACCAACGATATGGCGCGCGAGCTTACTCAGCGGCTGACCGCCTTGGGGCGAGCCCATGATCTGGTGCGGCCGGTGCCCGGCCAGACCGAAGCCGCCTCGGCGCTGCTTGGCGATCTACTTACGGTACTGCTTGCGCCTTATGACGATCTGGGAGCGTTTAGCGGCCGCATCAGGGTGTCGGTACCAAGGATGAGCGTCGGTGAATCATCGGCAACTATCCTGGCGCTTATCATCCATGAACTTGCAACCAACTCTCTCAAATACGGCGCCTTGTCGGCGGAAGCAGGCACGCTCGATGTATCGTGCTCGGCGCACGATGACGCCGTCACCATCATCTGGACAGAAAGTGGGGGCCCGCTCGTTGAGACACCTGCCGGTCCGCCTGGCTACGGCAGCAGATTGGTCGAGCGCAGCGTAACTGGGCATCTGCGTGGCTCGATCGCGTATGACTGGTCAAAGCAGGGCCTGGTCGTCACGCTGAAGGTCCAGCCGGAACGGCTCGCACAATAACCCCGCGCTGGCCTTTAGAGGCCTAAGCTGGTGATCGAGAAACGACCTGACCACGCCATGGAGCGGAAGAAAGTTCAGACGAGGTCGCGTATACTTGCCGCTATGGCTGCGTTGTCATACGGCTTGGCATAAAACAGGCTGCCTTTCGGAAGGTCCGCGACCGACACCGCGCGATGGCCTGACGTCGCTACAATCCTGATGGGTGGCCAGCGATCGCGGACAGCAGCAGAAAGCTTTATGCCATCCATGCTACCTGGCATGTCGATGTCGGTGAACATGACCTGGATCTGGGCATTGCTTTCGAGCAAGTCGATTGCCTCATCGGCATTGGCAGCCTCCAATACCTCGAAACCCTCGCCGAGCAGGAAATCCACGATGTCCATGCGGATTAGCGGCTCGTCCTCGACAACCAACACGCAGATGCTAGGCGCCAAATGGACCCTCCTGCCAAAATGATGCTGGTGGTCCACAACTCTCTTGAGCCCAGATCGCTCCACAAAAACTTGCAATACAAGCATTGACGCCAAGAGCCGAAGTTCGCGACCTCGGCGATAACCAGAAGCGCTTCCAACGCGAGTTCGTTCGCCCTGTTCTGCATGCTCGCTCTCAGTTCCTTGAGTTTCAGGCGCAGGTCGCCGTCCACGGTCACTCTCCGGTTTCACGCCCGCAGAGGAACGCGCCCACAGGCAACCAATTCCGCCTTGCCAGCTATTCGACCCCGCGTATTTCCAACGGTGACGCTTGAGCCTGAAGAAGGTCAAACCGGCGAGCAGAAGATGCCCAGACGCATACTCCGTATGCCGTCGCGAAGGAGATTAGGAGAGCGATCGCGATAGGTAGACGGTGCATGGCTGGGCTTGTCCTCTTTGTTTCAGACCCGCCCACAACCTTCTGCAACCTGATCGGTTCGCCATAAAGTGTTTACCGTAACGAGATGGTTAAAGAACTGTTTCGAACGCGGTCGCCCCACTGCTAGCTCGCCCACTCCGCAGGCCACTTTCCGGGGTACCTGCACTTCGTAGCCATGTGACGCGGTGCTCTTCACAGCCTTACAGCCCTATGGTTACCGGCATCTCGACAGCGACCGACCCAGACTGGAGCCTCAGCGTTTGACTGAAGCGCTGGATTGAAATGCTGCGAGCTCCTGCTTTGAGCAGCAATCGGTCGGCCGTACATCAAGCGCGAAGATTTTCAGCATATCATCAGCCAGGTCCTAGAAATCATTCGCACGCAGAAACTCGAGTGCGCCTCCGCGAATCTGCTGAACGCTACATCATCGCGCAAGAACTCACCGTGTTTGCCTGCTGCGGTCGCGCACGGCTATTCAAGGCGTGTTATCGTCGTCCGAGACCTTAGCGCTTCCAACGCGTCATCAGGGGACCCTTGCTTCCGTACAAGGGGTCCTTACGAGGACGGCCAACCGCGGGGATAGTCGCTACCGCGTCCTCGTGCTGATCCTTGGTGGTACATTCGTCGTAGGTGCGAGGCAAGCTTCACCGGCATTCCCCCTCCCCCGTCGGTCATTCGGGCCGATTGGGCTGAACACAGCTCACCGGCAGCTACCAGCTTGTCGATTGCGAGGGCAATCTGCGCGGTTGGCCTTGCGGGAGCTGCCCGTCGACTGCCCTACCCACAGCAACCAGGAGTTTAATTTCGAGAGACAGAACTGTCCCTGGATTGCCGGCGGTGAAATTCCACTGAGACCGATCGAGTTCAAGCTGTTGCGTCACCTGCTTGAGAAGGCTGGAAATGTCATCAGCGGGGATGAACTGATCGCCGCGGCTTCGCCCCAGAACGCCGGCGTAAGTGCGCGGTGGTCGACGTCCACATAACTCAGCTGCGAAAGCTGCTTGAAGCAATCCTTGCACAACGTTGCAATACGTACCGTCAGCCTTGCTGGTTACGCCCGGGACGACAAGCCCCGCTGGCTATCTTTGCCGTGGACGTGGACGAGCGTCACAGCGATGGTTGGCATCAAGGCGCTTGCCCTCCCCTGCCCCCCAATGTGCACAGACACAACAAAATCTGCCGCTCGTTTGCGTCGTGCTGGGTTGATCCCTCCACTCCAGACCTTGCCCGCTGCCGATTGGTGGCGGGCCTTTTTGAGGTGTGTGGCGGAAACACGCGATGGTGCCGGCGATGCCTTGGCCGCGAGTGGAGGGCTGTGGCTAGGGGCAAGCGTCGGGCACCATGATTCAGCCGCGAGCGACGAACCGCTGATCCACCTCGAACGCGTCGGCAAGATCGAGTCGGCCGCGCTGACGCTGCCGCAGCAGGAGTATTCGCTGTACTACAACGGCTATGCCGACAGTACGCTTTGGCCGCTTTTCCATTACCGGCTCGACCTTGTACAGCACCGGAGCGAGTTTCTGCACGCGTACGGCAGGTCAATGCGCGCTTTGCCAAGGCGCTCGCACGACTGCTATCAGGCGATGATGACCTGATCTGGGTTCACGACTACCATCTTATCCCCCTGGCTGCGGAGTTGCGGCGCCTCGGATTCGGAAATCGCATCGGTTTCTTCCTCCATATCTCCATGGCCAGGCGCAGCAACAAACAGGTCCGGCGGCGGGAACGTGCTGGGTTTCCAGACCGCGACGGACGTAACGAATTTTCGGCGCTCCGTTCGGGCGACAGGTTCGACCACCTTCGACATCAACGGCGCGGCCAAAAGCAATGGCCGAACCGTCCTGTCGAGGAGCTTTCCGATAGGCATCGATGTCGACGCCTTCGCACGCATGGCTAACGATGCGGCGAGTGATGTCCAGATCGATTCCATGCGCCGCCAGATTCTTGGTCTCAAGCAGATCATCGGCGTCGACAGGCTAGACTACTCCAAAGGGCTGCCCGGCCGCATCCAGGCCTTTGCGCGCCTTCTCGAAAGGCACCCCGAACACGAGCGGACGGTAACCTATCTGCAGATAGCGCCGCCCACGCGAGAAGAGGTCGGAGCGTATGCGGAAATACGCGCGCAGCTCGAGGCAACCGCTGGCTCCGTGAACGGAAAATACGCGGACCTGACCT
This is a stretch of genomic DNA from Mesorhizobium japonicum MAFF 303099. It encodes these proteins:
- a CDS encoding host attachment family protein, coding for MDIPKGTTVAVADGERLNLFRNSGDEANPTLPASVVEDVANENKGSGARHQSSSANPDNSQIEEDSFAAGTAELLNRKVLGGQIANLTIIAAPRTLGELRKHYHQKLSDVLIGEIAKDLTGHGPGEGSCQRLGRIIDRNSNLHRARAMIVFAPAPN
- a CDS encoding DUF982 domain-containing protein, whose protein sequence is MHDAFFRVPVTVELPNGELRRLSSASEAAILLMEKWPEEHSSIYRDALQACTGSLASEADVENARQAFLAAAEEAGRLTLQGVHHNEDAPSPRSVEQPKSSYIADEKRRDRGHREEQEDFLIRFLARETGITEAQARELIDMVGTDRGSLLREARILKAQR
- a CDS encoding sensor histidine kinase, whose protein sequence is MTTTAEHLKPLLWEPKNLVRAIEAAGVALWSWNVDSDALAMDDRAYDLWGIPRTTDVKFEDLSAHIHPADRDRVRAAFNATRAIVGPYEIDFRIMIGDELKWISARGQGDDEGMVQRLMFGIFIDVTGRKQAEESRELLAGEMSHRVKNLLTIASGLTAITSRSTTTTNDMARELTQRLTALGRAHDLVRPVPGQTEAASALLGDLLTVLLAPYDDLGAFSGRIRVSVPRMSVGESSATILALIIHELATNSLKYGALSAEAGTLDVSCSAHDDAVTIIWTESGGPLVETPAGPPGYGSRLVERSVTGHLRGSIAYDWSKQGLVVTLKVQPERLAQ
- a CDS encoding response regulator, whose protein sequence is MLVVEDEPLIRMDIVDFLLGEGFEVLEAANADEAIDLLESNAQIQVMFTDIDMPGSMDGIKLSAAVRDRWPPIRIVATSGHRAVSVADLPKGSLFYAKPYDNAAIAASIRDLV
- a CDS encoding trehalose-6-phosphate synthase — encoded protein: MAETRDGAGDALAASGGLWLGASVGHHDSAASDEPLIHLERVGKIESAALTLPQQEYSLYYNGYADSTLWPLFHYRLDLVQHRSEFLHAYGRSMRALPRRSHDCYQAMMT
- a CDS encoding alpha,alpha-trehalose-phosphate synthase (UDP-forming), whose translation is MLGFQTATDVTNFRRSVRATGSTTFDINGAAKSNGRTVLSRSFPIGIDVDAFARMANDAASDVQIDSMRRQILGLKQIIGVDRLDYSKGLPGRIQAFARLLERHPEHERTVTYLQIAPPTREEVGAYAEIRAQLEATAGSVNGKYADLTWTPIRYIHRTVPRSRLAGLLRASQVGLVAPLRDGMNLVAKEYIAAQDPADPGVLVLSRFAGAAEELAHSLIVNPYVVDEVADAIAKALGMPLEERIARHGALIERIRRNDAAQWRKSFLEALADSS